In Mesotoga sp. Brook.08.105.5.1, the sequence ATATCAGGTGAATATCAATCATACTCTGTGCAAGCGATGTGGGATTTGTTATTGGATATGTCCCACCAAGACAATCACAAAGGGAGAGCTTGGCAGGCCGCAGATCATTGACCAAAAAACCTGCATTGGTTGTATAATGTGCGAAAACGCCTGTCCGGATTTTGCGATTGATGTTAAAGAATTGGAGGCGGTGAAAGAGGATGCGTGAGTTCGTTCTGCTTCAAGGAGATGAAGCATGTGCGCTTGGGGCTATAAAAGCTGGGTGCAAATTCTTTGCAGGTTATCCTATTACGCCCGCGACCGAAATTGCGGAGACT encodes:
- a CDS encoding 4Fe-4S binding protein, which produces MAVKKQYQVNINHTLCKRCGICYWICPTKTITKGELGRPQIIDQKTCIGCIMCENACPDFAIDVKELEAVKEDA